The stretch of DNA agaacaccgtttgacgctagaaaggtggcagggtccgccaaatataaacaaagtaaaacagtattaaactgtgttgtcctttaaggtcagtttgttgattcaatttattcagtcaggaaaaacaaagagagtttgtttatttagtttgtttaggcttaaaaaaaacatcagtcagGGAAgattctctttctcttctgatcaaagtttcttccctaaaactacatagtgcacctttagcATGTCCTGTTGTAACCAGACGTGTGTCATCTAAAGAAACAATTACAGCCCTGCGCACTGACTGAAGACTTTCCGTCCAGCCGCAGCATGCATCATGAGTGTAATAGTGCTGAAGTAGAGTTTACATGGTCTCGCATTGCTTACATCAgcttcctcccacagtccaaaGAAGTTGACTGCTAAAGGTGACCACAGTTTAGGTCAAAAGTAAACTTTTTCCCCGTCAGATGTAAATGCTCATCTTTGCGTGTTAGTGCTTTGACAGACTGTTATTGTACCGGCGTCTTGTCCAGTCTGTGCATGGATAGGCTTCTGTTTCCGTCTTGTTACATTTTTTACGTCGTTTCACGTGGCTGTGCCTGCTGTGCGTGACAGGCACTGATGTTGAGACTGTGGCAACGacgtaaaagaaaaataatccaTTATTCCGCTCAAATGCTTCAAACTAAAGTAATGCGCCCGTTGTAAAACAGTACAAATATACTACAGTTATACACTATGTGTTCaaatgtagggagtaaaagtcaaaagttgtcagaaaaaaaaaaaaagatgcctgaaatatttatttcagtacagtaacaaagtatttgtaatgacttacaatattattattattatcattattattattattatcattattattattattattggttgAGATAAAAttgttattactattattattattattattattattataggtTGAGATAAGACTTTCATATTCCTGGTAATTgctggtaaaagtgaaagtcactcaAACAAAtattactttagtaaaagtCTGAAAGTAGCGGATTGAAAGGagaagtaaaagtaaacacACGCTTACATTTACGTATACTATAGGTTGAGTGACGATTAGATCAAATATTCAGAATCTTTTTCTCATGATCTGAATccgtgttttttctttttaagtgattgcagatgaaataaatacatttcaatatgtCCTGCTTCGGCTGATCCAGCATGCAACAGTTATTAGTAACTGaagatatcaaataaatgtagcaaaGAGTACAGGGTACAGTATATATTGATGCTTTTGACTTTTTGGCTTCAAGACTcctttaaaagttgtgttagTTTAATGTGTtgatacaaaacatttctgtctgtcagtTATATAATCATATAGTATAATGAGCcataatgatttgttttttacttgAGTTATAATAAAGTCCAGTGCTACAGTGACTCCTGatcacttttgtgtgtgtgtgtgtgtgtgtgtgtgtgtgtgtgtgtgtgtgtgtgtgtgtgtgtgtgtgtgtgtgtgtgtgtgtgtgtgcgtgcgtgcatgcacTTTgcagagaaacactgacacaacacTTCTTGACCACGTGTGACTTTTTATTGCGTTGGTTCACATTCCAAAAGAAGATACTGCCACACATCTATCAGCAAAGAAGACTACAAGTTAGTAaaaaggatatttttttttctttccaaagaTTAATCACGTCTTCTTACGAACATACAGGCGATGCGACAGTCTTAAAGTACCAAAAATCATACATTACCAGTCATATTGATGTACACAAGGACAAGCGTCATGCTTTGATCGTAACACTGTTAAATGCTTCGATGTGTTTCGACAATTTGGGGATTTGTTGAAGGCTCTCTGATTCAGATTCCACAGCATTGGATTATGGGAGGAGAAGGGATGGTTGGGGGTCACAAAAGGGTCAAAGCTGCCTTCTCTCTCTGAGTTTCTCTAGAGCCGTTTGATCATACCCCCAAAaccaacactgtgtgtgtgtgtctgtgtgcacaccAATGCACATGTATGAGCGTTAGCCTGAAAATTTAAGCTTTGGTGTCTACTTAAAATCATTAAATTATCACTTGAAAACACTTATTTAGCCATATGTGCTGCATAACAGAGCCATTTCACGTGTGGTTTGGGTGTGCTGAGGGGTTGCATacagaaatggaaaacaaaaaaagaaataaaggcaAGTAAAACATCGAGTTCACATAGGTCCCAGAGCAGTAAAAGCACTTGCTACAATCTTACAACATTTgagaatttacatttacagataAGGCACAGGAAATCACACAGTGGTAGAATTGTGATCAAGCGAAAGGCAAACTTTAAGGCTTAACGCACTTTGCATCTCGATGCTCGCTAATGATTTGCAATCAAATTAATCTTTCCTCAGAGGGCTGTACGATTGTTCTCTTTACTGGATCTGTGAGAATAAGTCAGTGTTGTAATCACAGCTAAAACTTGTGTGATTCCTGTAGACAGTGaaataaccccccccccccccccaaaaaaaaaaaacagctgttctGCACATTATGTACACTATCAGACATGATGGGGCGTTATGTACAGCGGGAGTTTTGTTTCTCTCTAAATTTTCATGACTATTGTGTTTTCTAGTGGGGAGAGAAACCCTCCGTGGTCGCATGAAAAATCAAGTcgaaaaagatatttttttttttttccacagccaGTTCAAGGATGCTTGTTTTCATTGATGAGCACGGTTTCTTTTATTGTCTCGCCTCAAACAATACTTTGTGCTGATGGTGCGTGATCTTTATCGCCCGGATGCCTGTTTGCACAGCGCGAAAAGAGAGGATTTGGCCTGAGGTCGCTACTATAGTTCATTCTCTGATAGGGCAAAACGAGCCCTGCTCTCTTCAAATGGACTGTCACAGTACACAGCTCTACTTAAAGGCTACACGACATAAATCTAAAATGCAGAGAATCACATTGAAAAAGACATTCAACatgtggtcttttttttttttttttttctttggtttgatTTTCCTCACTAACTCAGCTCTGGCTGTGCTACATTGTATATAAACATGAAAAGGAGAGAAATGCTCTGAAATTGATGCACATCTCTCTTCACTTGAAAGAATCCTGTGTAAATGGATGCATAGATGAGGTGTTATGAGGGTTAAAGGCCTTGCACAGAGTCTAAACCTCTggtgtgtgcaaaaaaaaaaaaaaggtacgcTCTTCTCCACCCGGAAATGGACTTTTCTCCCTTCTACTCCTCAAAGAGCTGTATACCTGTAAATGTAGTGGCACTTCCTcgtgtgatttgtgtgtgcgAGAGCCCTCTCACCCGCGGCGTGTGCAGCCACATGCTGCCTTTGCAGTGTGTCGCCGTCCGAATGGGAATGAAAGTCAGTGCCTAACTACAGCGAAATTACTGATTCGCAGACACACAAGTATATTATAACTCTCTTTCCCCGATCTACTCAAACCCCATGTAAAAATGTCTAATCCTCCATTGTATATGATTAAAACTCTTTCAATAGAAAAAGATGTTTCTAAAAATTGAACATGGATTTTCATCAAGTAAAAACATTTCCCCCCTGCATGTGTcctttccacattttttttaaatataagaacacgcttaataaaaaaaactactccTCCCCTCTTTAACTtctactttgtctttttttttatcacaaacacGCAGATTTTTTGTCGCTTCGTAGAACtgttttaaaaggtttttttttaatctatccCTGTTAATTTTTCATCCTTTGCTTCGTGACCTGCTTGTTCAAGAGTGTGCGTTGTCTTGagttaggtgtgtgtgtgtgctctctctctATGTGTTGAACGTCTGGTGTGTGCAGGTGTACATGTGCTCTCTCTCACAGGCTCATACAGTGAGATCGTCTgacctggccctgctgctggcTTTGCTCAGTCGGCTCAGTGGTCTGGTGTCTTCTATCGTATCCGCGGCCTCCATCCCTGCCTCCGCCGGAGTTACCTCTTCCCCGTTCACTGCCTCCTCTACCTCCACATCCTCATCCACAGGCGCCTCCACCTTCTCCGCTTCTGCCTCTGCCGGCTGCACCTCCTCGGGCTCCTCCTCGTGTAATGTCACCCCCCCTGTCTCAGTGGTCTGGGCGTAGGAGGGCAGAGTCTCGTCATACACCTTAGAGATGTCCTCCATGGGCAGCACCTCCTCCGCCTTCTCCTCCAGCCCCTGGAAGGGTGGGGCCCCTCTGCCAGCCTCCATGCCCACCTCAGCCAGCGGGTAGAGGTGAGTTATGGGGGGagctttctcctcctccagcagcttgtAACCTCTCGCTCTCTGCAGGGAGGGCACAGCCAGGGAGGGCACAGCCAGCGAGGGCAGGCTCTTCCCTTGTAGCGGCAGAGGGGCCGAGCCCTCGCCCTGGGCTGGGGCGGGGGCCGGCTTGCGAAAGACAAAGCGAATCTTCTTCAGGCCCAGGTGACTGATCTCCACAAAGTTGAGGAAGAGCGAGACACAGGCCACAGCCaacatgaagatgatgaagacagTCTTCTCCGTGGGGCGAGACACAAAGCAGTCCACCGTGTTGGGGCAGGGCCAGCGGCTGCACTTGTACAGCGGCAGGATGCGAAAGCCATACAGGAAGTACTGGCCCACAACGAAGCCCACCTCGAACAGTGTCTTGAAGATGATGTGGCAGATGTAGGTCCTCAGCAGCGTGCCCTCCAGCCGGAACTTCTTGCTTCCCTTTGTGCTGGTCTCCTTAGTGGTGCGGACGCTTCCCTGGTCGGGCGCCAGAGGGAGACGCTCCTCGCTCAGCTCCTGCTGCCGGCTGAGCTCGGCCTCCTCACGCTCCTTGCGTTTCTCCTCCATGTGGACGTGGTGCACGGCGTGGCCCACGTACACCAGAGACGGCGTGGACACAAAGATGATCTGCAGCACCCACAGGCGGATGTGGGAGATGGGGAAGGCCTCGTCGTAGCACACATTCTCACATCCGGGCTGCTGCGTGTTGCAGACATAGTCGGACTGCTCATCGCCCCACACAAACTCTGCCGCCGTGCCCAGGATGAGGATACGGAAGATGAAGAGCACCGTGAGCCACACCCGGCCGATCACCGTAGAGTGCTCGTTAACTTCCTCTAAAATATTACCCAGAAAGCTCCAGTCACCCATGATCGGTCCGTAGCACTGCAAAATGAAGGGTGGGGTAGGAAGGCACACAGAGGGTGCAGGCAGACAGGGAGGGTGGGGTTTGCAGGACAGACAGGGGGAGGGGAATAGAGTGCCAAAAGTAAGAATTAAACGAGGAAAACTCGTCGAAAATCAAACCTTAGTCATAATTTCAGGCTACTGCAATTGGTTCTAAGAGAAACCTGAATATTTTGAAATTTCTAAAGATTGTCATCAAGTCCATTACATTTcgattaaaaaaacaccaccataCTTAGTCAAAtatgaaataaacatttctaGCAAAGTGTTGATTTTTGTCTCTTAGAAAGCTGCTTGTTCTCGACTTAAACACCATAAACTGTGCTGAACATTAACAGTGCTGCAAGTCAAAAAATCTCTTGCTCTACCTCTTTGAAAAAATTCCACACAGTAGCTCTCGACTAAAATCCCATAAAGAGAGATCAATAAGCAACTAACAGTCCCTTCTTCTATAAGGTACGATATAGgttaaatgtaatcaaatgggCAACTTGCCACAGCTGCGGCTCCGGCGAAGTTGAGTCCTGTCCCGTTCTCTTGGCACCCGGCAGGGAAAAGTGAACTTTTTTCTGCCCTCTATCCCACCTAAAGCCCCGTCCTTGTCGCCCCACTGAGCAGATGTGAATGAATCGGCTCTGATGGTTGGTTTTTAGTTTGCTGCAATATTTAAGCTTGGAGCCAGACGGCCTTTATTTGCCGGGCGACGTGTGGTGACGCAGGAGACAATAGGATCAACAGAGCCAGAGCAGGGATGTATGGGAGCAGGCCTCAGGCTCCCACACCAACATGGACACTGTACGGCCGGGGCACCGAGTCCACGGCACAGCCATTCAGCTCCACGCATGCAACTTCCTCACGCATAGATACTGTATGTACaagcacacatacagtagatgaaacaacaacagcagctttagGCCTCCAGCTGTGCTGCCATGCCCCGACatgagagcagagaggcaggtCAGTGACAAGCTATGAGGCAGGGATGGAGAGGTTATTTCCTCGTGCACTGGACATTGTTGTTTATGCAGGCAGCAGCGGGTTCAGCACAACTGAGGGTATAAATATGGTGACCCTCGGAAATCATTCTGATTTTGCTTGAAGGAGGTGCtcacttctttctctttttatttttaactgacATCTGTACAGCTTTTCCTCTTCTGCTCGGGCTTTACAGGATGCTACAAATTCAAATAAggtcataaatacattttcaaacaccataacaaaaaaatccaaaaacacactgaatgatttTCACTCATCATCAGATTTTACTCTCCTTCAAACTCACAACAAAAGCAATAAATCCAGGcaaaataatgataatcatCTAATACTGGAGAAATCAGAGTAAACATTTGTGAGATAGTCCATTGGGCCTGGAAGCGCATCATAATTGAACATCTATAGTAACTCTCTACATCAGAATTCTGAGGGTTTTGTTGATTTGCGTTCAGTAAAAATGTAAGAAGGACTTCACCTTTGCAAAACCCCACAGCtacattattctgttttatttattatggtgtcatttttcagctgtggaatgtaaatgtgaatggAGGTcctttgaggtacttgtactttacgtgtaatttccattttctgcatctttatacttccactacAGTACATTTTGGGGAGTAAATATTGTACGTTGTACTcccctacatttatttgataactttagttactacttctaaactttagttactagttctGAAGTTATTCTGAATATTGGATCTGATCATTTTCCAAGTGTGCCAATTAAGCaacaaatatacaatatacatacatgtacatatttGTATCATTTACTTTCACTAGTACTGTTTATACTAAAGTACATGTGTTGCCAGAAAAATACTAAATTGAtttgatatcagatactttctgacttttactgaagtactaTTTGCATGGGTCACTTTCAATTCTACCAAAGTTATATTTTAGCACAATATCTTTACTATTAAtgaagtatgacttttgggtactttttacaacactgacaTATTTGAATCTGCAAACCTGAATAGAAGGAATAAAAGAATGATAAACGAAGAATACCAGCATTAATCTGTGTAGCTAAAgaggatatttagcatgatcaGGGCCAACCTTTTCTCCTTTCATCACATTTACACATTCTGTGTTGCATTCTGTGTTTTATCCTCATGTTGACCTGatgtacatattttatttgtattagtTCTTAGTCAAGAGTACAGGTTTTGCTGTCATCCACCGTGAGTTCTAACATAGCAAATAAATGAGtccacctctgtgtgtgtgtgcgctcatcATATCTGTGTCACTTAGCTGGAATGTCAAGTATGCGAACCATTGAATGAAAGGACACACTGAAATGTCTCTATTAGCGAGGTTAGTCAAACTTTCCCGGctcagaggagaaaaacactGAGCAGCGATCTTTGATCTCTGAATCGTTCCACAGATGTTTGAATAGAGGGAAAGCTTTGCAGAGCCTAGAGAGACTTGTTTCCACTGcctgaatatcttgaatgtctGATCATGAAATTACCTCCAGGTTTGCACAGAAACGACCAATAACATTGTAAGCCTCTGTGGAActgaaaacatcacacacaaaatGACTGCCATGCTTTTTTCTTGTATTCTGACACTGTAGCTCAGATTcattaaaaatgcttttaaacacaacattttgtgaatatggttttatttttttatgcttttatatAACAGTTGGTTACTTTTTGGGGGGGAGTTACAGTTGTTTTGGAAATATAATCATCCTGTTACAGTCATCAAGTATGAcatcaaactgaataaatatttaaacaatagtcaaatcaatatttttagaAGATGTTTGAGAGCAAATTGAAATGTATTAGTCAAATATTACTagtgtcacatgtttacctcttgAACTAATGACTGAATTGTTACTTTATTCAAGTTCTAAAGAAAAGTATGTAGTTTTCTTTAAGTTTAATTTGTTCCCATGTCTATTTTCTATAAAGAtaacatgtttatatttaaatagATATACATGTGAGCTAAAATTTGAGAGAAATTATACATACAAATGTATTATCTATTATATACAAttccctttaaaataaaaatagagtAACGATACAATGTTAAGCTGACTGCTCTTGTAGTCAGTAAGTACatctactcaagtactgcacaTGAGTAAAAGTTTGAGGTACTTGCACCTACTTTTCATTTTCTACCATTTCCACTTccatatttatttaataactttagttactagtcaCTTTGAACGTTAAATGTCACTTCAGAGCCAAAGTAGaggatttttttcagttgatttattttatcatcaatcagataaaaaaaatgtctgatcAGGTATTCGACCAGGCTGGTAATCAGTCAACCAGCAGTACTaggtatataatatatatgtaataagtacatttaatttCAGACACTTTTCACTCCAGTGCTTCCCATATGGGTGACTTTAACTTTAacaaagtaatatttcaacacaaAACCTTAACTCTTACTCAAGTTTAGTTTCGACAGGTGTGTTGGATGTTTACAGGTGCTGCCTTCATtactggtttgtttgtttgtttgttcaacTTGGAAATGTGACTTTTTCAGCGAATGTTGTTGATGGTTACAGCTTCATTATTGCTCAACAAAAGTGCTCTTTTGTCGTTTATATGAGTATATCAGCCCATCAGCAAACGGGGAGGAGGGCATTTATGTTCCATACATTTGAGTACTACACATTGTGCTGAAGTAGACCTGCTGTATGTCAACAACGAGATTTCTCTGCACCAACATGTTAAACTCTCATTATGAACCCCAGTTGGGACTgtggaaatgtttattttgagaaagcttttgtttgtcttttatctAAACTGTTGAGAACTTACTCCCCCGGTAACGCACTGATGCACCAAATTAGAGGAAGGAACAAAACAATTACATGGCAGTCTGAAACAGACAGTTTGTTTGCAGTTACACAACTCATTTCCCTTTTCACAAAATGTGATTTCCACGTTTCTCAATTGTTTGATGTTCCCTGGATAAAGTTTGAACATGGTTAATTTTTTAGGTTGGAATCAACAAAAACTCATATTAAATGCTTATATTTAACCtatttatgtttaattttttattataaatgataaataatgcTGTTTGTGATAAATTACTGTCTTTAAAGTTTAAGTTACAGACAATAGGGACATTTTTCAATTTATAAAGAAAGCAGATAAAGAACCACTGTTTAATTAttctcaaaatatttttatttatttctcagaTGGACAGCGGAGGTGACCTCGTGCTACAGGCGATGTGTTACATACATATATGATTGGTCAAAATCAATGATCATTAACCAACACCAGTCATCACTCTTTTTGTGGAAGTGTCTCCGCTCTGCCCATCTTATGACGGCCCACCCTCACTGCCTCTCAACCAATCACGTTCTCTGTCTTAGGTGACATCACTGGGCTGGTGAAGTGGAAAGTCCAGCTCTTGATGCCCGCTCTCTGATCTGTTGGTTGGTGGCAGGTTTGGCCTTCCGCACTGAGCTTCACTGATCCCACAGCTTTTCACAAACGGATGATGTAAtctaagagagaaaaaaacccaaTGTGAGACACTATCACGCCGTGTCAAATGTCCCCAAATAATTTGCTACAGTTTCTCTCTGAATGACACACTTTGGCGTCCAGGAGGTGTTTTAATGCTAGCTGATTTGATAGCTAGAACTAGCCTCCGCATATCCAGCAGCAGTGGTATCTTCTCATATGAAAAATGTCCCCAACAAAGTAAAAGCTCTCGCTCTCCTCTGGATGGCACATGGGCTCGGCCTGTTGTGTCGGAGGATGGAAGCCATGTCCAGAGCTCTGTGGAGGCATCAGGGTGTATCCACTGAGCAGGGGGACCAGGGGACTCCCTTTAAAGACCTGTGTGTTGGTATAGTGGACGCTTGCATGCTAAGCCCCACGGTGGGCCCGTGAATGGCACCGGGATTTCACACAAAGACATGATGTCATGATGCAGGGTGCGGACCCTATTGAGCACGTGCAGTGAGGCGTAAGGCCAGATTAGACCTCCGAAGCAGGGCACCAACTGGCCGTTAATCAgaatgctaacacgctaacaaACATATCGTACGGCGATCTGCCTACGGCGTGATGGTGCCACGCTCTTCCTGCACGCAAGGCCTttgaaagacaggaagtaactGGGATCTTACTTTTGTAACGACCTTATCAATCTGATGCAATTCAAGACTTGTATTTCATCGAACAATATGCATTCTGTGATCTGACACATGTTGGCAGGGGGTTGGTTTGATTTGGCCCCCTGGTTACCCTTTACACAATGCATATCTCCCACCACTCGctgaggaaaaacattttccaggaTGAGTTCGACTCTGtgctgaaaataacatttttctgAGAGCAGAGCATGTAATTCGTCCTCGGAAGTACGCCTTGTGATGGTTAACTTTGGCAGCAGTGCCTCTGGTTGGGCCACATCGAGGGATCATGTCCAGGTTGCAGCACATGGTCGGTCCGTCTCCTTCCATCTGCCCTCTTCTCTGGACAACAGTGGGAGTTCTCAGCAAAGAGGACTGCAGCACAGGCAGCCGCCACAGCCTGAATCAGCAAACAAGCTTTATGAAACGGAAGAAGAACAGTGAAAAGAGAAGACAATAGATAGAAAGTAAGCAGATGTAACTGTATAATATTaaaagaaagatagaaaaaaaatgtaggtaTTAGAAATCATATTATCTTTCAGGACTTCAGATGTTCtgcattcagtcattatctcctcaccccCATGCAGATTGAAAGTCTGGTGAAGTTGTGTATTTCACacagaacaactgaagtagagggggatttgatttaaaatgtaaaacaacaacataaaaaagatCAATACATCTTCTCCGGCatgatccaagtctccagaagtcGGGAGATCCCAAATTTATTTGAAACGACAAAGTCATATACACCTCCAACACATAGTCGATCTTGTGTACCCATTTCAGTCACGGTGTATGCAAACATTATTAGCTTAATGGATACAATCAAGATTTTAGCTttaaaaaaggtgtaaataatgtctcttcaaatcaatttgggatctctgggcctTTGGAGActttagatttacatttttttttttattttaatgactgaattatttttttgtgaacttaccctttaattCATCAGGACTCTAAATTGACATTAATGTTGCCCTGTCAGCTGGAAAATCTACTGTTTTGTCAATTAGGTCTCATATAAtaaccaaatgtttttgtgCATTCCCTCGTGTTTTTCTAATTAATGACATATTATTAATCTAATGAACTGCACCGTCTAAAAAATGTCCAGTTCTTCTGTATATTTTGAGGGTGTTCTGTTAAAAATCTTGAGGTTTTGCTGTCAGCTGAAAATGCAGAAGTCATAAGCAGTCTTAATGCATTACACACTTTAAACTTCATTTGAATAGTTTATTGAAGCTGATAGGGGGCATCCTTTGCTCAATAGAGGACTTATAGCCAGCAGATGTGAGCCTCTCGACTATTTCAAAGGATGCTCACTTCAAGCAATTATTTTGAGCCCTGTCAAAATGAGATTTAGAATTAGTTTGTAAGACTGAGACGAGTGATGTCGTAGTGATTCCTCGCTTTTAAATGAACTTTGTATTTACTCTCATCCTCTGATGCAGAGGGAAGAGCTGAAAGAAGAAGCCCGCAGTTCACACTATCAACTGCAACTGAATGAATGCCAGCACAGCAGtgcaaattaaatatatatatatacatgtgttaCTGTGACTATCATCATCACTTTTTACTCTTTTAGTTAGCCAAGTCCTACATTTCCTGCAACTTGCTGAATTTCGACAGTATTGATAGTTTATACTGTTTTCTTATCAGTGGTGAAATGTAACAAAGCACAGTTATGTACTATATTTTGTAGGTTTTTATaggttttgaggtacttttacttgagtaattTTATGCAATTATCAGaagaaaatattgtacttttaactcTTCtatttataattaaacttgtggTTCTGTCAAGATTAAATTctacaaacaaaacatctaATCAGCTTGTAAAAAACTACACAATTTAAACAATAATCATCCTATATTACAACACAAgccattttgcatcttttgtttttttaaagagtttggTGAGAAAATCATCTTGTTTCAGTCCATTATATAAGAATACAGCCAAccaactttctttctttctttctttctttctttctttctttctttcttttatgtaTTGAGAACATTTGGTTATCAGTTTAGCTACCTGATAATTAAGGTGTTTGTAGTTGTCTTTAGACAAAGCCAGGCTAACTGCctcctgtttccagtgtttgtgcTAGGCTAACATGCTACCTGGTTGACTGAGGTTCCATATTTGCTATGCTGGCCTGAGAGTGTTAAAATCTTTTGACAGCAGCGGAAGAGGTAATAGCtgaataatgcaacaaaaaataaatgaaaatagaaTTACAATAAACCAGTGAAAAACAAGTgagacattttacaaaatgtggATGCTTCATCCACACGTTCAAGCCGGCAGCACAGAAGATCCGTAGAATGATTACAGTTTCAAGTTGGACACCAAAGATTAGCATCAACAATTCAGCATCTGCAAAATATGAAACACGGTTTCAGTCTCCTGTTCTGT from Sparus aurata chromosome 9, fSpaAur1.1, whole genome shotgun sequence encodes:
- the LOC115588411 gene encoding gap junction alpha-8 protein-like, coding for MGDWSFLGNILEEVNEHSTVIGRVWLTVLFIFRILILGTAAEFVWGDEQSDYVCNTQQPGCENVCYDEAFPISHIRLWVLQIIFVSTPSLVYVGHAVHHVHMEEKRKEREEAELSRQQELSEERLPLAPDQGSVRTTKETSTKGSKKFRLEGTLLRTYICHIIFKTLFEVGFVVGQYFLYGFRILPLYKCSRWPCPNTVDCFVSRPTEKTVFIIFMLAVACVSLFLNFVEISHLGLKKIRFVFRKPAPAPAQGEGSAPLPLQGKSLPSLAVPSLAVPSLQRARGYKLLEEEKAPPITHLYPLAEVGMEAGRGAPPFQGLEEKAEEVLPMEDISKVYDETLPSYAQTTETGGVTLHEEEPEEVQPAEAEAEKVEAPVDEDVEVEEAVNGEEVTPAEAGMEAADTIEDTRPLSRLSKASSRARSDDLTV